In one Elusimicrobiales bacterium genomic region, the following are encoded:
- a CDS encoding F0F1 ATP synthase subunit delta, whose translation MKAQDRILAGRYGKAYITACGADARAGLDELSLLHAELAPALEYLNNPLIPAADKKTILSRAAAGREASRAYALAAALLDARRFYLLDAIMARASDYCDRREGIMAAGITYASAPDGAQTARLAAGLEKLSGARARVSVSRDGALIAGFSARMGDILVDGSARGALARLKTDLQKL comes from the coding sequence ATGAAAGCCCAGGACAGAATTCTGGCCGGACGCTACGGCAAAGCCTATATAACCGCCTGCGGCGCAGACGCGCGGGCGGGGCTGGACGAATTGTCGCTGCTGCACGCGGAGCTGGCGCCCGCGCTTGAATATCTCAACAATCCGCTTATCCCCGCGGCGGACAAAAAAACCATTCTGTCCCGCGCCGCCGCCGGGCGGGAGGCTTCCCGCGCCTATGCCCTGGCCGCCGCGCTGCTGGACGCGCGCCGCTTTTACCTGCTGGACGCAATCATGGCCCGCGCCTCCGATTACTGCGACCGGCGCGAGGGCATTATGGCTGCCGGCATAACCTACGCTTCCGCGCCCGACGGCGCGCAGACCGCGCGGCTGGCGGCGGGGCTGGAAAAACTCTCCGGCGCGAGGGCGCGGGTCTCCGTCTCGCGCGACGGCGCGCTTATAGCCGGATTTTCCGCCCGCATGGGCGATATTCTGGTGGACGGCTCCGCGCGCGGCGCGCTTGCCCGGCTTAAAACCGATTTGCAAAAACTATGA
- the atpF gene encoding F0F1 ATP synthase subunit B → MEHLIKPDAGLIFWTLVNFALLVYLLGKFGWRPAVRALEMREHKIREDVQAAQQARLAAESAKAEVEARLRKIETEAQSAIARAAALGEKEKAALLEAARKQAEGIAASARRSLEAEKDRLVAELRGEVAGLSIAAAERILAKEVDKASGERAVEEFLSKVK, encoded by the coding sequence ATGGAACATCTGATAAAGCCCGACGCCGGGCTTATATTCTGGACGCTGGTCAATTTCGCCCTGCTGGTTTACCTGCTGGGGAAATTCGGCTGGCGGCCCGCCGTGCGCGCGCTGGAAATGCGTGAGCATAAAATCCGCGAGGATGTGCAGGCCGCCCAGCAGGCCCGCCTGGCAGCCGAAAGCGCGAAGGCGGAGGTGGAGGCCCGGCTGCGCAAGATAGAGACCGAGGCGCAGTCCGCCATAGCCCGCGCCGCCGCGCTGGGCGAAAAGGAAAAAGCCGCCCTGCTGGAGGCCGCGCGCAAGCAGGCCGAAGGGATTGCGGCGTCGGCCAGACGCTCGCTGGAGGCGGAAAAAGACAGGCTGGTGGCCGAATTGCGCGGCGAGGTGGCCGGGCTTTCAATAGCGGCGGCGGAACGTATTCTGGCAAAGGAAGTGGACAAAGCCTCCGGGGAGCGCGCGGTGGAGGAGTTCCTCAGCAAAGTCAAATGA
- the atpB gene encoding F0F1 ATP synthase subunit A → MLAKIFEHHIIDHTVAVLRVAGFSLPITKHLLMMWLSGGFLMIAVPALARARSPRFALGRSLVEAVAAFVRNDIVLPNMGEAGLVYTEYFCTLFTFILVCNFIGLVPFGATATGNISVTAALALSTLALIIFSGLREQGLAGYLKSFVPSGVPGWLAPMIFPIELISLAAKTFALCIRLFANMIAGHFVILSLFGLIFIFGAISPVADWTLTVPAAVGMALFVSLLEVLVAVLQAYIFTFLTAIFAGMAMHPH, encoded by the coding sequence ATGCTGGCTAAAATTTTTGAACACCATATAATAGACCACACCGTCGCCGTGCTGCGGGTGGCGGGGTTTTCGCTGCCGATAACAAAGCATCTGCTGATGATGTGGCTGTCCGGCGGCTTCCTGATGATTGCCGTGCCCGCGCTGGCGCGCGCGCGGTCGCCGCGGTTCGCGCTGGGCCGCTCGCTGGTTGAGGCGGTGGCCGCCTTCGTGCGCAACGATATAGTGCTGCCCAATATGGGCGAGGCCGGGCTGGTTTACACCGAGTATTTCTGCACCCTTTTCACTTTCATACTGGTGTGCAATTTCATAGGGCTGGTGCCTTTCGGCGCGACGGCTACGGGCAATATCTCCGTTACGGCGGCGCTGGCGCTTAGCACCCTGGCCCTGATAATATTCTCCGGGCTGAGGGAGCAGGGGCTGGCCGGCTATCTGAAATCCTTCGTTCCCTCCGGCGTTCCGGGCTGGCTTGCGCCGATGATTTTTCCGATAGAGCTTATCAGCCTGGCGGCCAAGACATTCGCGCTGTGCATCCGGTTGTTCGCGAACATGATAGCGGGGCATTTCGTGATACTGTCGCTTTTCGGACTGATATTTATTTTCGGGGCCATCAGCCCCGTGGCGGACTGGACGCTCACCGTCCCCGCCGCAGTTGGCATGGCGCTGTTTGTGTCGCTGCTGGAGGTGCTGGTGGCGGTGCTGCAGGCCTATATATTTACGTTTCTGACCGCCATATTCGCCGGCATGGCGATGCATCCACACTAA
- a CDS encoding AtpZ/AtpI family protein has translation MSEKSPWRHAQIGIQATVCVLAGFFGGRWLDAKFSSAPWLMLGGAAAGIAAGLYSAIRDALDDK, from the coding sequence ATGAGCGAAAAATCGCCCTGGCGGCACGCGCAGATAGGCATTCAGGCGACGGTCTGCGTGCTGGCCGGTTTTTTCGGCGGGCGCTGGCTGGATGCGAAATTCTCGTCCGCGCCGTGGCTTATGCTGGGCGGCGCGGCGGCGGGAATTGCGGCGGGGCTTTATTCCGCCATAAGGGACGCTCTGGACGATAAATGA
- a CDS encoding NADH-quinone oxidoreductase subunit K gives MPDNIMCLLPVNWFFAALLFVSGICCMLVSRNMLRLVIGVELIAKGCLLAIIASGQALGNMALAQSIAVTAIVVEVVVVAAGLALIVRAYARTGTVDIWKFDKLKG, from the coding sequence ATGCCTGACAACATCATGTGCCTGCTTCCGGTGAACTGGTTTTTCGCCGCGCTTCTTTTTGTGTCCGGGATTTGCTGCATGCTGGTTTCGCGCAATATGCTGCGGCTTGTAATCGGCGTGGAGCTTATCGCCAAAGGCTGCCTGCTGGCGATAATCGCCAGCGGCCAGGCGCTTGGCAACATGGCGCTGGCGCAGAGCATAGCGGTAACGGCCATAGTGGTGGAAGTGGTGGTTGTTGCCGCCGGGCTTGCGCTGATAGTGCGCGCCTATGCCAGGACAGGCACGGTTGATATTTGGAAGTTTGACAAACTCAAGGGCTGA